A single genomic interval of Anopheles darlingi chromosome X, idAnoDarlMG_H_01, whole genome shotgun sequence harbors:
- the LOC125949714 gene encoding N-acetyl-D-glucosamine kinase, whose product MYIGGVEGGATHSTLVICDASGAVVGRAKGPSTNHWAVGIAGVAERIAAMVRTAKQEAQLPDDQQLTAIGLCLSGAEADDTNRELEEYLRTHYPTVAERYVVCSDTIGSIQAVSRFGGMVIIAGTGSNTLLRNPDGSTHGCGGWGHMIGDEGGAWWISRNAIKTVFDHLDNLLPSRLAIDRVWELIQEHFGVRTQHDLLDHCYGRFCKTTYAGLCAKLARCAIEETNPLCRALFEDAGRLLARSVCALQQRISPELLDHGGELGVACVGSVWLSWELLRPGFVRELHDRRFPYDLRLLRLKTTMALGAAYLAADTYELPLPRNYSDNYDVFYTHRVLAGTNGANGSK is encoded by the exons ATGTACATCGGTGGTGTGGAAGG CGGCGCTACGCACTCGACGCTGGTCATCTGTGATGCGTCGGGTGCGGTTGTTGGGCGGGCGAAGGGCCCGAGCACGAACCATTGGGCGGTCGGTATAGCTGGTGTCGCCGAGCGCATTGCGGCGATGGTACGGACCGCGAAGCAGGAGGCACAGCTACCGGACGACCAGCAGCTAACCGCGATCGGGCTCTGTCTGAGCGGGGCCGAAGCGGACGATACGAaccgggagctggaggagtACCTGCGAACGCACTATCCGACGGTGGCCGAACGGTACGTCGTGTGCAGTGACACGATCGGCAGCATCCAGGCGGTGTCACGGTTCGGCGGAATGGTCATCATCGCTGGCACCGGTTCCAACACGCTGCTGCGCAACCCGGACGGTAGCACGCACGGTTGCGGTGGCTGGGGACACATGATCGGTGAcgagggtggtg CTTGGTGGATCTCTCGCAACGCGATCAAGACGGTGTTTGACCATCTGGATAACCTGCTGCCGAGCAGgctggcgatcgatcgcgtgtGGGAGCTGATCCAGGAGCACTTTGGCGTGCGAACGCAGCACGATCTGCTCGACCATTGCTATGGACGGTTCTGCAAGACGACCTACGCCGGCCTGTGTGCCAAGCTGGCACGCTGCGCCATCGAGGAGACCAATCCACTCTGCCGAGCCCTGTTCGAGGATGCGGGCCGGCTACTGGCCCGCTCGGTGTGCGCTCTTCAGCAGCGCATCTCGCCCGAACTGCTCGATCACGGTGGCGAGCTCGGTGTTGCGTGCGTCGGTTCGGTCTGGTTAAGCTGGGAGCTGCTGCGGCCCGGGTTCGTGCGCGAGCTGCACGACCGACGCTTCCCGTACGATCTGCGGCTGCTACGCCTGAAGACAACGATGGCGCTCGGTGCCGCCTACCTGGCGGCCGACACGTACGAGCTACCGCTACCGCGCAACTACAGCGACAACTACGACGTGTTCTACACGCACCGGGTGTTAGCCGGTACCAACGGTGCCAATGGCAGCAAGTAG
- the LOC125949828 gene encoding uncharacterized protein LOC125949828 → MASFNRPVYTIASIRQELADNTLQAKAIIQETLAFRGSLEELNVLNEAGREKLGNLRRGIERLDIMARDLGDEALYNEVEGQRKHYADTLQQFRKANISTMLEIEKANKEELFQLSPNASEMRQRSGKGHRATTMIRTATHRLQQENVTERMLSITQQLHDTTQRSAANLESLMSSSSVVESTQNELHSTSGSISNSKMLLEKYGRRDATDFAVTVFGVMFFFATVMFVLWRRLF, encoded by the exons ATGGCGTCGTTCAACCGGCCCGTCTACACGATCGCCTCCATCCGGCAGGAGCTCGCGGACAATACCCTGCAAGCCAAAGCCATCATACAG GAAACGTTAGCGTTCCGCGGTTCGTTGGAGGAGCTGAATGTGCTGAATGAGGCGGGACGGGAGAAGCTGGGCAACTTGCGTAGGGGCATCGAGCGGCTAGATATAATGGCACGGGATCTAGGCGATGAAGCGCTGTACAATGAGGTGGAGGGCCAGCGGAAGCATTATGCCGA CACACTGCAGCAGTTCCGGAAGGCAAACATCAGCACgatgctcgagatcgagaaggcGAACAAGGAGGAGCTGTTCCAGCTGAGCCCGAATGCGAGCGAGATGCGGCAGCGCTCGGGCAAGGGCCACCGCGCCACGACGATGATACGTACCGCCACGCACCGGCTGCAGCAAGAGAACGTCACGGAGCGGATGCTTTCGATTACACAGCAGCTGCACGACACCACGCAACGGTCGGCCGCCAACCTGGAATCGCTcatgagcagcagtagcgtagTGGAATCGACACAAAACGAGCTCCACAGCACGTCCGGCTCGATAAGCAATTCCaagatgctgctggagaagtACGGCCGACGGGACGCAACCGATTTCGCGGTCACCGTCTTCGGCGTGATGTTCTTCTTCGCCACCGTCATGTTCGTGCTCTGGCGTCGGTTGTTCTGA
- the LOC125949994 gene encoding keratin, type I cytoskeletal 10-like — protein sequence MHHTPSTLVALLVVAVIGLLALTRTTDASPVLLDKLFGFAAYQPTYSGGGYGGNQYYGYYGGGGGGGGGNGGNSGSGFGGTRATSASSQKRQAKGRDYKDICRVVNPAPYAMPGRAPYPAAPFCPY from the coding sequence ATGCATCACACACCAAGCACACTGGtggcactgctggtggtggccgtgatTGGGCTGCTGGCGCTCACACGTACCACTGATGCTTCGCCCGTCCTGCTCGACAAGCTGTTCGGCTTTGCCGCCTACCAGCCCACCTACTCCGGTGGTGGTTACGGTGGTAACCAGTACTACGGTTACtacggtggaggtggtggtggtggtggtggtaatggcggCAACAGTGGCAGTGGATTCGGTGGTACCCGGGCCACCAGCGCATCATCGCAAAAGCGGCAAGCGAAGGGGCGCGACTATAAGGACATCTGCCGGGTAGTGAACCCGGCCCCGTACGCCATGCCCGGCCGGGCACCGTATCCAGCGGCCCCCTTCTGTCCGTACTGA
- the LOC125949252 gene encoding phosphoinositide 3-kinase regulatory subunit 4 yields MGNQLVALAPSQIFPVEHYLTGTCELELQFEKSMGSTRFMKVAKVRVDEGPAVVKVFVRHDPSLPLEQHYDRIEYIKKHLANAVNCLPFQKVLMMEKSCLIVRQYVKHSLYDRVSTRPFLTLIEKKWITFQILCALHQCHKQHICHGDIKLENILITSWNWVLLSDFASFKPTHLPEDNPADYSYFFDTSRRRTCYIAPERFVRTSSGESIQPKDGPLVGDGQYCGGQLLPEMDIFSAGCALLELWTEGTAPFEFSQLLAYRRGEEDLVLRHLDGIEDGRLRELIRSMLSLEPRERLSAELYLDQERGHLFPEYFYSFLQSYLQMFSTVPVVPPDEKVVRLHADIAQIVQICRTGECTKDAEVTTKQQSDQKQQQQQQQGEEERRSQDNDGLVLITSVVTSCIRGLSFCQSKLLSLEILLVLAQHTSSETILDRILPYILHLAQDAAPRVRVAALNTLTACLRLVRHLPRTDANVFPEYILPAIAPLATDSSTFVRMTYASNIAQLAETAVGFLEQSQQQCASENVQPPHYETELSALHEMLHQTVLALLTDSQSAVKQTLMESGITKLCVFFGRQKANDVILSHMITFLNDKEDRALRGAFFDCIVGVAAYVGWHCSPMLTPLLQQGLTDPEEFVIAKAIHATTLLIELGLIQKQGINEFISECACYLAHPNLWIRHEIVELIATSVRVLSALDVQCKVRPSIAAHLQYPLIGIESPELVLDALHPPVPRPIYDAVLRSPDIAVLMEVLRDRRAARTKDPAVQEQQQQQQQQQLQQDRSVTAAVPTIPDAEVPVVIRQLLRRLSTEGLTERIESQLLAMSAHLLKLHRSKLAETRLPAPTGRIVLDYLPDVMDEVPLGGPGVAIGAGAILGATEATGGGGGGGTTGELGTGAKGGGRMTRKSESGEAPGHDWQHMLGAIDSHSPSPTSPSSEVMGAVGGPSGATGSGPGAGGMGAGLAPTVSIAPPSVTTPGSSLAEYSLPERSNGTQERISDCRQELDALVSKLRTRYTAYQRNRELRESSGTSPPLPPGWQLTGSPVAHLQEHKAAVSRLAALKPQTGPLFASASIDGTVRLWDCNKLDGQQSVNRSRQSYHARTPLHAVAACDAGQSLAVAGRDGTLLLLKIDTNSSKMALAQARHLEPETYQRHTALQLGETDEDGPVVEMHPLDQGAQSVIVYATLYGSLVGWDIRMPEPQAWRLQSDLRSGVITTFCIDPTSSWLTVGTSSGRHICWDLRFRLPIAEIKHPNDARVRRVSHHPTESSWLVSALQGNNEVSVWNIETGHRQQTFWASPNPPLSNSSASTQCVCAMVQGVVDGRPFLLTGGADQRIRYWDPANVENCAMVVPSARDHSPLFLRYESRLIDGTKVILEDSNGGGGGGVLVPNSNTTSITTSSINNTGHPNAIGSSMAGAVRAGAAVAGTATTADGATGADLRRTEFDDLRLGTDMPNHGHNDVISDMLMCRTAKQTFIASASRDGVIKLWK; encoded by the exons ATGGGCAACCAGCTCGTAGCGCTGGCACCGTCGCAGATCTTCCCCGTCGAGCACTATCTGACGGGGACGTGCGAGCTCGAGCTGCAGTTTGAGAAGAG CATGGGCAGCACCCGGTTTATGAAGGTGGCGAAGGTGCGGGTAGACGAAGGGCCGGCCGTGGTGAAGGTGTTCGTACGGCACGATCCTTCGCTGCCGCTCGAGCAGCACTACGACCGGATCGAGTACATCAAGAAGCATCTCGCCAACGCCGTCAATTGTTTACCGTTTCAGAAGGTGTTG ATGATGGAGAAATCGTGCCTGATCGTCCGGCAGTACGTGAAGCACAGCCTGTACGATCGTGTCTCGACCCGGCCCTTCCTCACGCTGATCGAGAAGAAGTGGATCACATTCCAGATCCTGTGCGCGCTGCACCAGTGCCACAAGCAACACATCTGTCACGGTGACATCAAGCTGGAGAACATCCTGATCACCTCGTGGAACTGGGTGCTGCTGTCCGATTTCGCCTCGTTCAAGCCGACCCATCTGCCGGAGGACAATCCGGCCGATTACAGCTATTTCTTCGATACGAGCCGGCGTCGGACGTGCTACATCGCACCGGAGCGCTTCGTGCGGACGAGCAGCGGCGAATCGATCCAGCCGAAGGATGGGCCACTGGTGGGCGACGGCCAGTACTGCGGTGGTCAGCTACTGCCCGAGATGGACATCTTCTCGGCTGGCTGTGCGCTGCTCGAGCTGTGGACCGAGGGTACGGCTCCGTTCGAGTTTTCGCAGCTGCTCGCGTACCGACGGGGCGAGGAGGACCTGGTGCTGCGACACCTGGACGGCATCGAGGATGGAAGGCTCCGAGAGCTGATCCGTTCGATGCTGAGCCTGGAACCACGCGAGCGCCTGTCGGCCGAACTGTATCTCGATCAGGAGCGCGGCCACCTGTTCCCCGAGTACTTTTACTCCTTCCTACAGTCCTATCTACAGATGTTCTCGACCGTGCCAGTGGTGCCACCGGACGAGAAGGTGGTCCGGCTACATGCCGACATTGCGCAGATCGTTCAAATCTGTCGAACCGGTGAGTGCACGAAAGATGCCGAGGTGACGACGAAACAgcagagcgaccaaaagcagcagcagcagcagcagcagggagaggaagaaagacgTAGTCAGGATAATGATGGGCTGGTGCTGATCACCAGCGTCGTTACGTCCTGCATCCGTGGGTTGAGCTTCTGCCAATCGAAGCTCCTTTCGCTGGAgatcctgctggtgctggcacaGCACACCTCCTCGGAGACGATACTGGATCGCATTCTACCGTACATCCTGCACCTGGCACAGGATGCGGCTCCACGGGTACGCGTGGCCGCCCTCAACACGCTAACCGCCTGTTTGCGACTCGTGCGCCATCTGCCGCGCACCGATGCGAACGTCTTTCCCGAGTACATTCTGCCCGCGATTGCACCGCTTGCCACCGATAGCTCCACCTTCGTGCGCATGACGTACGCGAGCAATATCGCGCAGCTCGCGGAGACCGCGGTCGGCTTTCTCGAGCAGTCGCAACAGCAGTGCGCGTCGGAGAACGTGCAGCCACCGCACTACGAGACCGAGCTGAGTGCGCTGCACGAGATGCTGCACCAGACGGTGCTGGCCCTGCTCACCGACTCCCAGTCGGCCGTCAAGCAGACACTGATGGAGTCGGGCATCACGAAGCTGTGCGTGTTTTTCGGCCGCCAGAAGGCGAACGACGTCATCCTGTCGCACATGATCACGTTTCTCAACGACAAAGAGGATCGGGCGCTGCGGGGCGCCTTCTTCGACTGCATCGTCGGCGTGGCAGCGTACGTCGGTTGGCACTGCTCGCCCATGCTgacgccgctgctgcagcagggcCTGACCGATCCGGAAGAGTTTGTCATCGCGAAGGCCATCCACGCGACCACGCTACTCATCGAGCTCGGGCTGATCCAGAAGCAGGGCATCAACGAGTTCATCAGCGAGTGTGCGTGCTACCTGGCGCATCCCAACCTTTGGATACGGCATGAGATAGTGGAGCTAATTGCGACCTCGGTTCGCGTGCTCAGTGCACTCGATGTGCAGTGCAAGGTACGACCGTCGATTGCAGCCCACCTCCAGTACCCGCTGATCGGCATCGAGAGTCCGGAGCTGGTGCTCGATGCGCTTCACCCACCGGTACCACGCCCGATCTACGACGCCGTACTGCGATCACCCGATATTGCCGTGCTAATGGAGGTACTGCGCGACCGGCGAGCCGCCCGAACGAAGGATCCGGCTGTtcaagaacagcagcagcagcagcagcaacagcaactacaGCAGGACCGCAGTGTAACGGCAGCAGTGCCCACCATTCCCGATGCCGAAGTGCCCGTCGTGATACGTCAGCTGCTGCGCCGGCTCTCCACCGAGGGACTAACGGAGCGGATCGAGTCGCAGTTGCTCGCGATGAGCGCTCACCTGTTGAAGCTGCACCGCAGCAAGCTAGCCGAGACACGCCTGCCCGCACCGACCGGTCGGATCGTGCTCGATTATCTACCGGACGTGATGGATGAGGTACCGCTCGGAGGGCCTGGTGTTGCTATCGGAGCTGGTGCTATCTTGGGCGCTACCGAGgcaaccggaggaggaggaggaggaggaacaactGGCGAGTTGGGAACGGGGGCGAAGGGAGGAGGGCGTATGACACGCAAGAGCGAATCCGGTGAAGCTCCGGGGCACGATTGGCAGCACATGCTCGGTGCCATCGATTCCCATTCGCCCTCTCCAACGTCGCCTTCCAGCGAAGTGATGGGAGCTGTGGGCGGACCTAGCGGGGCCACCGGAAGCGGACCCGGTGCAGGTGGAATGGGCGCGGGACTCGCACCGACCGTCAGCATCGCCCCACCATCCGTAACGACACCTGGCTCGAGCCTGGCCGAGTACAGTTTGCCCGAGCGCTCGAACGGCACCCAGGAGCGTATATCCGATTGCCGACAGGAGCTAGACGCACTGGTCAGCAAGCTGCGCACCCGCTACACCGCCTACCAACGCAACCGAGAGCTGCGCGAGTCCTCCGGTACCTCGCCACCGTTACCACCCGGCTGGCAGCTAACTGGCTCACCGGTGGCCCACCTCCAGGAGCACAAGGCCGCCGTGAGCCGACTGGCAGCTCTGAAACCCCAAACGGGTCCACTCTTCGCGAGCGCTTCGATCGACGGGACGGTGCGGCTGTGGGACTGCAACAAACTGGACGGCCAGCAGTCGGTGAACCGTTCGCGGCAGTCGTACCATGCCCGCACGCCACTGCACGCGGTTGCCGCCTGCGATGCCGGTCAGTCGCTGGCGGTGGCCGGCCGGGATGgcacgctactgctgctgaagatcgACACCAACTCGAGCAAGATGGCACTCGCGCAGGCCCGTCATCTCGAGCCCGAGACCTACCAACGACATACCGCCCTGCAGCTAGGTGAGACCGACGAGGATGGCCCCGTGGTCGAAATGCACCCGCTCGATCAGGGTGCACAGAGCGTGATCGTGTACGCGACGCTGTACGGTTCGCTGGTCGGCTGGGACATTCGAATGCCGGAACCGCAGGCCTGGCGACTGCAGAGCGATCTACGCAGCGGCGTCATCACCACGTTCTGTATCGATCCGACTAGCTCGTGGTTGACGGTTGGCACGAGCAGTGGCCGGCACATCTGCTGGGATCTTCGCTTCCGGCTGCCGATCGCCGAGATCAAGCACCCGAACGATGCGCGCGTTCGGCGCGTCTCGCACCATCCAACCGAGTCGTCCTGGCTAGTGTCGGCGCTTCAGGGTAACAACGAGGTGAGCGTGTGGAACATCGagaccggccaccggcagcagacgTTCTGGGCCAGCCCGAACCCACCGCTCTCCAATAGCAGTGCCTCGACGCAGTGTGTCTGCGCCATGGTGCAGGGTGTAGTCGACGGGCGCCCCTTCCTGCTGACTGGCGGTGCCGATCAGCGTATCCGCTACTGGGACCCAGCCAACGTCGAAAACTGTGCGATGGTCGTACCGTCAGCCCGCGACCATTCGCCCCTCTTCCTGCGCTACGA ATCTCGGCTCATCGATGGTACGAAGGTCATCCTAGAAGAcagtaacggtggtggtggtggtggagtgctCGTccccaacagcaacactacCAGCATTACCACCAGCAGTATCAACAACACCGGACACCCGAACGCCATCGGTAGCTCGATGGCAGGTGCGGTGCGAGCGGgagctgccgttgctggtacGGCAACGACCGCAGACGGTGCCACCGGTGCCGATCTGCGGCGCACCGAGTTCGATGATTTGCGTCTCGGCACGGACATGCCCAACCACGGCCACAATGACGTCATCAGCGACATGCTTATGTGCCGCACGGCCAAGCAAACGTTCATCGCCTCGGCCAGCCGTGACGGTGTAATCAAGCTGTGGAAGTGA
- the LOC125949982 gene encoding uncharacterized protein LOC125949982 — MKFMPVVFLVVVDCLALAWGQLQAPTDAGAGRWKPAGSGGTAGTAGADPVLTQEQRLVERNNEALKTAIGRAFPVTTPAEYQPLVLELYVRCQAELDGCAELLWATGLQREYRLCATTQRQICAQQIQELQAELAAITEAANRPSAVELSPEEEAILSLLGQ; from the exons ATGAAGTTCATGCCGGTTGTCTTCCTGGTGGTTGTGGACTGTCTTGCCCTGGCATGGGGCCAACTGCAGGCA ccGACCGATGCGGGCGCTGGACGCTGGAAGCCAGCAGGAAGCGGTGGTACGGCAGGGACGGCCGGGGCGGATCCCGTCCTCACGCAGGAACAGCGGCTGGTCGAGCGCAACAATGAGGCCCTCAAGACAGCCATTGGGAGGGCCTTCCCGGTCACGACACCCGCCGAGTACCagccgctggtgctggagctgtACGTCCGGTGCCAGGCCGAGCTGGACGGGTGCGCCGAGTTGCTGTGGGCGACGGGGTTACAGCGGGAGTACCGGCTGTGTGCGACCACCCAGCGCCAGATTTGTGCCCAGCAAATCCAGGAGCTGCAGGCGGAACTGGCAGCCATCACCGAGGCGGCCAACCGGCCGTCGGCGGTCGAGCTGTCGCCGGAGGAGGAAGCCATCCTTTCGCTGCTGGGCCAGTAG
- the LOC125950005 gene encoding uncharacterized protein LOC125950005 — protein sequence MSLKWIVPVVLVLVAVTTWTMGQESQQPADELVDQLGGGGLVAAQHRALVLHVLTQRAASVPAENADTVAAILGESEHQLDACEAALAVHQQLWQYKVCASAVQRQGLASLNGLQATAGSA from the exons ATGTCGCTAAAGTGGATCGTTccggtggtgctagtgctagtggcCGTCACCACATGGACGATGGGCCAGGAG TCCCAACAACCGGCGGATGAGCTGGTGGATCAGCTGGGTGGCGGCGGTCTGGTGGCCGCTCAGCACCgggcgctggtgctgcacgTGCTGACGCAGCGTGCGGCCAGCGTACCGGCCGAGAATGCGGACACGGTCGCCGCCATACTGGGCGAATCGGAACATCAGCTCGATGCGTGCGAGGCAGCCCTCGccgtccaccagcagctctGGCAGTACAAGGTGTGCGCCTCGGCCGTCCAGCGCCAGGGGTTGGCCTCGCTGAATGGGCTCCAGGCGACGGCCGGTTCTGCCTGA